TAATTTTCAAATGATATACACACTACAGAACTATTGAACTATATAGGTATTTTAGAAATAATTTGTATGATGCAACTATAGTTTTATAATATGGACTAGATAACATGACATTTTATTGCAATTGATAACAATGTGATTTACACATTCAAGAACTGTTTAGGAATATCAGATGACTAAGTAAATAATTATCACTGACATTTCACATTCATAGTTACTGCCTGGAATTAATCCCTTACATTAAATTGTTAATGTGTTAATCATTTAATAGACAATTTTTTAAAAGAGGAAGTGTAACAGTGTTAACGCAATGAACACTAACATAATCCTTTTTGTAATAACTTTAGGATCATTAATGGCAGCAGTAGATACTACAATTGTTTTACTTGCACTTCCCACTATAACAGTTAGTTTGCATACTGATCTTTTGACGTCAATCTGGGTTCTTTTAGCCTATATGTTGGTAATATCGGTTTTATCAACGCAAACGGGGAGGATCGGTGATTTGCTGGGAAAGGGTAAAATTTACAATCTAGGCTTCGTAATATTTACCATTGCCTCAGCTCTATGTGGTATTTCCACAAATATAGATCTATTAATAATATTTAGGATAATTCAAGCTATAGGCGGTTCAATGCTGGTTTCTAACAGTTCGTCGATTATAGCTGACGTTTTCCCGCCAAATAAAAGGGGAAGAGCTTATGGTATAACCAGTTTGGGTTGGAATATAGGATCTTTGGTAGGAATTGTTTTAGGAGGATTTCTAACCACATTCCTAGGTTGGCAGTATATCTTTTACATTAACGTGCCCATAGGTATTATTGCAGTCATTTTGGGAGTTACCAATATCAAAGTTCTGAATAAGGCAAATACCAGATTAGATCTTTCTGGCGCTATTATACTAGGTCTATCATTAGGGTTAATATCGTTATCACTGTTATTCATTGCAGCATCTGGTGTTACCCTGAGTGAACTTATTGAATTAATTGTAGGTATAATCTTGTTGCCCGTTTTCATCTTCAATGAGATCAAAATTAAATATCCTATTGTAAATTTGACAATATTTAGAATTAGACTTCTAACTTATTCTCTTTTAGCCAACTTCTTTCAAGGTATAGGAGGCCTCTCCTTAACTTTCTTGCTTATAATGTATTTGCAAGGTGTCAGAGGACTTTCCCCACTTTACAGCTCATTACTCTTAACCCCTGGTTACGTAATTGCAAGCATTTTAGCTCCATTTATGGGAAGAATAGCGGATAGAGGAAAGCCAGGTATAATCGCTGGAATAGGATTAGTATTCATACTCGCCTCCTTGCTACTATACTTTTTCTTACTAACGCCTTCAACTCCTTATAGCGTAATTTTAGGCATTAGTGGAATAACTGGTATAGGCTCAGCCATGTTTTGGCCTTCTAACTCTACAGCAATAATGTTCCATGCACCTAAAGAATATTATGGTTCAGTTTCCGGCCTATCTAGGACACTGGGTAATATAGGAACGATATTAAGTTACGTTTTAAGTATAGTGGTTGCAACTTTAAGCATACCTAGATATGTTGCCTTCGAAATCTTCTTGGGAACTGCAACTTTAGATAAGGATATTAGCAAAGTTTTCGTGAATGGGTTACACTTTGCTTTCCTCGTGTCTTCACTTATAATAATTGTTGCGATAGTATTTTCGATATTAAGCGAAAAGTCAGAGGAGAAATCAAATAAAATATATTGAGATCTAATCTATTTTTACAAGGACTTTTACGTTAGGCTCTTCAATAACGTATCTCTTGAACCATTCATTAATTTGGTCAACTTCCCCTATCTTATCTATTATTTTGGCGAATTTCTCACTATTCTCACTTACTATTTTTATTGATTGCAAGAAATCGGCTACGCTATATATGATAGAACCCTTTACTACCACTTCATTTCTAACTATTACATCTCTATTCAGACTGGTATATTCTTCGTCTAAACCCGTTATTATTAGCTCAGATCTAGCTACCGAATTCTTGAGTATTGATTGAGCTAACATCATACTCTCATTGTTATTTATAGTATCTATTATCGCTATCCTTTCTTCAATAATCTCATCATCATTTACTGTAAAACCTTTCTCCTTTAAGATTTTTTCTTTTCTCTTATCTTTTTCAATTATGACACTTTTGAAGCCATATATTTCTGACACTATTGAAGCCAGTGTTCCAGTACTTCCTCCGCCTATTATTATTACCCTTCTTATGTTCTCTCTATCGATTTTATTTATTGCTGATAAGGCTACTGCAGTAGGCTCGACTAGAGCTCCAATTTTTAAATCTATGAAATTCGGCAATTTAAATACAAAATTCTTAGGTACGTTGATCCATTCAGCCATACCTCCATCGGCATTAACTCCTATGGAGATCTTGTTTTTACAACTATTATAAAATCCTTTTCTACAATTTATACAGTAATTACACCAATAGTTTGGAAAAACAACTACTTTTTCGCCATCTTCAGTTATCCCAGCTATCTCATGACCTAATACTAGTGGTTCCCTTATAGTTTTTTTACCTAAATATATATTTTTATCAGTTCCGCAAATTCCTATGTACTTAGGAAATACTCTTACTTCTCCCGGTTTTGGATATTCCTCTTTAACATCTGCTTTGATAAACTTTCTTTCACGAAAAAATATTTTCCACAAACTTAATCCCTCCTGACCTTGATTAGCCTATAGTTGGTAACTACTACTGTACCAATGAAATATATAAGTCCTATTCCAATTAAAATCTCCATACCTAAGAGGTAGGCATGAGTAGCTTGCACAGTAGCTCCAAATACTATTGGTACTATAATTCCCCATAAGGTTTCCCAGAATCCGACATGACCACCAAACTGCCCTGTCAGCTCTGGAGGTACCAGAAAGGATGGGGCAGCCCACTGAATTCCAGACCACCTAAGAAAGAAGAACGTAACCATCAGTATTTCAACAGCCTCTATTGGTGATGACGCTATGGTAGCTAATGCAAGTCCTATTGTAACTGCTAGAGAACTTACGGCAAATCCTATCTTAAAGCCTAGATTAGGATTATTCTTAACTAGCCTATCCACAACGAGACCACCTACTATCTCTCCTATAAATCCAAAGCTCCAAATTACTGCTGTATATTCTAATGTAAAGGAAAGGGAGAAGTGTCTGGCATAGTATAGGTATAAAGGTAGCCAAGTAAAGAGCCCAAAGAATATTCCGGCCTGAGCTCCTAAGCCCTGCATATATCCCCAGTAATTTCTATTTCTAAACCACGATGATAGTTGTAGTTTTACCCCTCCAGTACTACTATCCCTTCCAGATAATATATAATCTAATTCTTCTTTAGAAATTTTTGGATGTTGTTCTGGTAGATCATATAATAGTCTTCCTAATATGATAGCGAGAATTATTGCTAAAAATCCACTTACTAAAAATCCTAATCTCCACGCTAGTTCTTCATTGGGTATTATAGCAAATAAACCTAACATAAATAGTGATCCAAATACTATTCCTAAATTTACACCAGAATCCGATATAGTCCCACCTCTCGCTTTTTCGTCCTTTCTAAGCCAATTGGCTACTATTTTTGTTACACCAGGGAAACCTACGGCTTCACCAATACCTAATAATACTCTAGTTACTATGAAATAGAAAGCTGAAAATGCGAAAACGTTAATGGCTTGAACTGCTCCCCATAATATGGCAAATCTAGTGAATACTCTCTTTGGACCATATTTATCCAGAAAATAACCCACTAAAGGATTCATTATTAAATAACCAAAAGTAAACCCGTCGCCTATTATGCCAGCTTCAAAAGAACTTATTTTGAATTCACTTTTTAACACTGGGAGTGCAGCGTTTATTAGACCTCTATCTATGTAATCTATTATGATTAAAGCAAAAACAATTAATACTATTTTCCATCTTAGGTTACCAGCCATCATAAGTACTTTATACACATTATATATAAATCATAATGTTTACATGTTTGTTTAAAAAAGACTGTAAACTATTAACTATCTAAAAGACTAAATGTATAGTAATTTAATAAGCTACTTTCTGATGTTAAATTTTATTAGTAATGATAAAGATTAACACTACTTCTAGAGAATGCATCTAAAATCTCTATATAAGAACAATATTGTCATTTGTAGAGTTTACGAGCAAGATAGTTATTATAGTTCACAAGTCAGTGATAGATATTCAAAGTCGAGTTTATGTTTTCTATGATAAAGTAAACATATAGTTAAAGAGTACCTTCATCTGTCTCTAGGCTAGATTAATTTATAACTTACACTTATGATATAATTTATAAATGCCAGTTATAGTAAGGAAAACTCATGAAAAGGATGGGAAGAGAATTTACATAAGGATTGGGGAAAGTCCTCCTGCTATCAAGGAAGGGAAGGTAAAAGATGGAGCATTTTTCGTAATAGTTGGAGATGATGATGGAGAAAAGAAGATAAGATTAACCGATCAAGAGGCATTAGATATAGCTCATAGAATTATAACTATATATCAGATGCATATAAAGATGTACAGAAAGTTAGATAGGCAAGTATACCAAGAATATAAGCATCGGTTAGAGACTACTGGTGAAACGAAAGATCTAGAATCAGATATAATTAAATTCATTATTAGGGCAGGAGGAGAAACTACTATAGAAAATGTAAGGGACTTATTAAGCCCTAAACATGCTGATTACTTACATGTTATGGAGAGGAATGGATTAATAGTTATAAAGGGAAATAAAGTTTCGCTGAACTTATCTAATAATATCAAGTAGATTCTATTATTTCATTCCATTACTTATAATCTAAGCTAATTTATTGCTGAGTGAAGTGCTCCTCATCTTGTCACCATAAATTAGGTTTTAATATCAATGGGGAAAAATAAAGAAAAGGTTTATCTATCTGTAAAAGGGTAAATTATTTATGGATGCTAACAGATTTTTGTCAACTTTTCACTCATTAACTAACATAGGTTGGACTGAAGAAGGAGTGATGAGGCTTGCATTGAACACATATGATGTAAAAGTTAGGCAAGAGTTAGTGAGAATTCTCTCTACAATTAATGCTAATGTAAACCTAGATGATGCTGGAAATATAATAGGTAGTCTTAAGGGTAAATCGGACGAAACTATAGCTATTGGATCTCATATGGATTCGGTACCATATGGAGGAAAGTATGACGGTTTCTACGGTGTTATGGCAGGACTTGAAGTGCTTAGAAGCGTGAGAGAAAAAGGTAAGTTACCTAATCATACATTATCGTTAATAGATTTCACTAATGAGGAAGGAGCTAGATTTCAACCTTCGTTATTAGGTTCTGGGTTGACAACTGGCGTGTTCAATAAAGATTATGTGTATTCAAGGAAAGATAACGATAATATAACGTTTGAAAGAGCACTTATGGATTCAGGATTTATGGGTGATGAGAAGAATAGATTAGTTTACAATAAGCCGAAATACTACGTGGAACTTCACATAGAACAGGGTCCTATATTAGAAGAGGAAGGGTACCAAATTGGAATACCCATGGGTATTGTTGGTCTTTCAGTATACGAATTTACGTTTATAGGACAAGCTAGTCAGGCTGGACCTACACCTATGAATAGAAGGAAGGACGCGTTAGTAGGGGCCTCTAAATTTATCACTAGTGTTAGAGACTACGCTAGAAGTAAAGACAATTTAAGAGCAACTGTAGGTATTGTTAACGTTAAGCCTAATGTATATAATGCAATACCGAGGGAGGTTAGACTAACCTTAGATATAAGGAGTACGGAAAAGTCGGAGATTGACAAAGCAGCTAGCGAGCTTATAAATATGGCTAAGAAAATCGCAGATGAGGAAAAATTAGAGATAAGATATAATCATCTATGGACTGCTAATCCAGTGGGTTTCTCGGATGAAGTGATTAATGCAATACAGAAAGCTTGTGAGGAATTAAATATGAGATATAAGTTCATGTATAGTTGGGCTGGGCACGACGCTCAGTATATGACTAGAATATCTAGAGTAGGGATGATATTTATTCCATCTCATTTGGGAATAAGTCATGCTAAAGAGGAGTTCTCGTCAGATGAAGATATGTTAAATGGACTAAGAGTTCTTGAGAAAGTTATAGAACTTTTAGATAGATAGATTCTATGATTATATAAAGAGTTAGACCTTAGTGATTACTACTAATTTACTAATATTAATAAAAATAAAAAGCAAGTTATCGTATTTTAGAGTTAAGACGTGTTCACTATCTCAAGTGCAACTCTTTATTAGCTAACTCTCCCTATGATATTTAGACGATCGTGTTGTACTCGAAATTAATGTTAGAAAGATGTATGTAGATTTATAACTTTATTTATTTTTAAAGTAGATTATGAAAGAGGAAAGTAGTGATGATAAGGAGATAATAAAAGAATATACGTTTAAAACGTGGAGTAAACAAAAGGGTTGGGATCCAATAATTGTGACATATGCTAAAGGAGTTTATTTCTATGATAAAAACGGTAAGAAGTATTTGGACTTTTCCTCTCAATTTGTGAATGTTAATCTAGGTTATGGAAATGAAAAAGTCATTAGTAGTATTAAAGAACAATTAGATAAATTACAGTATATCAATCCGTCATTTGGTGCAGATGTTAGGGCTAGAGCTTCAAGATCTTTACTTAAAGTTATGCCCAAAGGTATTACAAAATTCTTCTTCTCCACTTCTGGTACTGAGGCTAACGAAGCGGCCATAAAGATAACAAGGCTTTATAAAAAACCAAATTATAAAATCTTGGCTAGATACAGGTCATATCACGGTTCAACTGAGTCTTCTATATCGTTAACTGGAGATTATAGAAGATGGTTTGTTGAACCACATACCATGCCAGGGGTTGTGAGAATTCCAGAACCTTATTGTTTCAGATGTCCGCTCAAATTAAAATACCCAGATTGTGGAATAGCATGTGCAAATTACGTTGACTACGTAATTAAGCAGGAAAAACATGTAGCAGGCATAATAATTGAACCAATAACTGGTACAAATGGCGTTATTGTACCACCTAAAGAATATATGCCATTAATTAGGAAGATTGCTAAGGAGAACGACATACTATTTATTGCAGATGAAGTAATGACTGGTTGGGGAAGAGTAGGAGAGTGGTTTGCAGTAAACCTATGGAATATTGAACCAGATATTTTAACTACCGCCAAGGGAGCATCAGCGTCTTATGTGCCAATAGGAATTACTGGCTTTAAAAAAGAGATAGGTGAGTACTTTGAGGAGAATGTTTTTGCTCATGGCCATACCTTTGAAGCACATCCTGTTTCGTTGGCAGCAATACCGGCCGTAATAGAGGAATACGAAAGATTAAACATTTTATCACATGTTAGAATAATGGGAGATTACCTTGGTAAAAGACTTATGGAATTGAAAGAGAGACATAAGAGTGTCGGAGACGTGAGGGGTGTTGGGCTATTCTGGGCTATGGAGTTAGTTAAAGATAACAACAATACGCCTTTTGGAGGATATG
The nucleotide sequence above comes from Sulfolobus tengchongensis. Encoded proteins:
- a CDS encoding aspartate aminotransferase family protein, whose product is MKEESSDDKEIIKEYTFKTWSKQKGWDPIIVTYAKGVYFYDKNGKKYLDFSSQFVNVNLGYGNEKVISSIKEQLDKLQYINPSFGADVRARASRSLLKVMPKGITKFFFSTSGTEANEAAIKITRLYKKPNYKILARYRSYHGSTESSISLTGDYRRWFVEPHTMPGVVRIPEPYCFRCPLKLKYPDCGIACANYVDYVIKQEKHVAGIIIEPITGTNGVIVPPKEYMPLIRKIAKENDILFIADEVMTGWGRVGEWFAVNLWNIEPDILTTAKGASASYVPIGITGFKKEIGEYFEENVFAHGHTFEAHPVSLAAIPAVIEEYERLNILSHVRIMGDYLGKRLMELKERHKSVGDVRGVGLFWAMELVKDNNNTPFGGYEDKYDGKITLVDTLAKKLMEKGVYVYNGPSWFIIAPPLVINKEEIDQGVNALDEILNEADKEFAG
- a CDS encoding Zn-dependent hydrolase, which encodes MDANRFLSTFHSLTNIGWTEEGVMRLALNTYDVKVRQELVRILSTINANVNLDDAGNIIGSLKGKSDETIAIGSHMDSVPYGGKYDGFYGVMAGLEVLRSVREKGKLPNHTLSLIDFTNEEGARFQPSLLGSGLTTGVFNKDYVYSRKDNDNITFERALMDSGFMGDEKNRLVYNKPKYYVELHIEQGPILEEEGYQIGIPMGIVGLSVYEFTFIGQASQAGPTPMNRRKDALVGASKFITSVRDYARSKDNLRATVGIVNVKPNVYNAIPREVRLTLDIRSTEKSEIDKAASELINMAKKIADEEKLEIRYNHLWTANPVGFSDEVINAIQKACEELNMRYKFMYSWAGHDAQYMTRISRVGMIFIPSHLGISHAKEEFSSDEDMLNGLRVLEKVIELLDR
- a CDS encoding MFS transporter; the encoded protein is MNTNIILFVITLGSLMAAVDTTIVLLALPTITVSLHTDLLTSIWVLLAYMLVISVLSTQTGRIGDLLGKGKIYNLGFVIFTIASALCGISTNIDLLIIFRIIQAIGGSMLVSNSSSIIADVFPPNKRGRAYGITSLGWNIGSLVGIVLGGFLTTFLGWQYIFYINVPIGIIAVILGVTNIKVLNKANTRLDLSGAIILGLSLGLISLSLLFIAASGVTLSELIELIVGIILLPVFIFNEIKIKYPIVNLTIFRIRLLTYSLLANFFQGIGGLSLTFLLIMYLQGVRGLSPLYSSLLLTPGYVIASILAPFMGRIADRGKPGIIAGIGLVFILASLLLYFFLLTPSTPYSVILGISGITGIGSAMFWPSNSTAIMFHAPKEYYGSVSGLSRTLGNIGTILSYVLSIVVATLSIPRYVAFEIFLGTATLDKDISKVFVNGLHFAFLVSSLIIIVAIVFSILSEKSEEKSNKIY
- a CDS encoding MFS transporter — translated: MAGNLRWKIVLIVFALIIIDYIDRGLINAALPVLKSEFKISSFEAGIIGDGFTFGYLIMNPLVGYFLDKYGPKRVFTRFAILWGAVQAINVFAFSAFYFIVTRVLLGIGEAVGFPGVTKIVANWLRKDEKARGGTISDSGVNLGIVFGSLFMLGLFAIIPNEELAWRLGFLVSGFLAIILAIILGRLLYDLPEQHPKISKEELDYILSGRDSSTGGVKLQLSSWFRNRNYWGYMQGLGAQAGIFFGLFTWLPLYLYYARHFSLSFTLEYTAVIWSFGFIGEIVGGLVVDRLVKNNPNLGFKIGFAVSSLAVTIGLALATIASSPIEAVEILMVTFFFLRWSGIQWAAPSFLVPPELTGQFGGHVGFWETLWGIIVPIVFGATVQATHAYLLGMEILIGIGLIYFIGTVVVTNYRLIKVRRD
- a CDS encoding zinc-binding dehydrogenase, producing MWKIFFRERKFIKADVKEEYPKPGEVRVFPKYIGICGTDKNIYLGKKTIREPLVLGHEIAGITEDGEKVVVFPNYWCNYCINCRKGFYNSCKNKISIGVNADGGMAEWINVPKNFVFKLPNFIDLKIGALVEPTAVALSAINKIDRENIRRVIIIGGGSTGTLASIVSEIYGFKSVIIEKDKRKEKILKEKGFTVNDDEIIEERIAIIDTINNNESMMLAQSILKNSVARSELIITGLDEEYTSLNRDVIVRNEVVVKGSIIYSVADFLQSIKIVSENSEKFAKIIDKIGEVDQINEWFKRYVIEEPNVKVLVKID